One region of Vidua chalybeata isolate OUT-0048 chromosome 26, bVidCha1 merged haplotype, whole genome shotgun sequence genomic DNA includes:
- the ZNF385C gene encoding zinc finger protein 385C isoform X4 produces MLLGPSGHSSPLLASLPIPGRPLHPPLDIKHFLTFRLNGTSPLNLFPNFNTMDPVQKAVISHTFGVPAPLKKKQFISCNICHLRFNSANQAEAHYKGHKHARRLKAIEAMKNKQKVVGAAVGTPGQDSTAELAPSPVGSGELGSTADASSPQESEGEGSSLGLVPSTEESPVELPGSVAPLGSPPASELSEGTSDATSVASSSAQAAEAQAAESGSSISSAPESEKEGKKSKQHLYCPTCKVTVNSLSQLEAHNTGAKHKSMLEGHGTQLRRGRGKLLSRAGHKSKRIGNKGSINIQNKAFHCQVCEIYVNSETQLKQHMSSRRHKDRLAGKPPKPKYSPYNKLQKNAALAVSILKSKLALQKHLTKTLATRFLPSPLTAAAVCAMPGPLALRPAAATTLFQAPILGPALFRTPPAHVRPTPGPIVFAPY; encoded by the exons gtccctctggaCACAGCAGCCCCCTCTTAGCATCATTGCCCATCCCTGGCCGGCCTCTTCATCCCCCCTTGGACATCAAGCACTTTCTGACCTTCAGGCTCAACGGGACATCACCGCTCAACCTCTTCCCCAACTTCAACACG atGGACCCGGTGCAGAAGGCGGTGATCAGCCACACCTTCGGTGTGCCGGCCCCGCTCAAGAAGAAGCAGTTCATCTCCTGCAACATCTGCCACCTGCGCTTCAACTCTGCC AACCAGGCTGAAGCCCACTACAAGGGCCACAAGCACGCGCGGAGGCTGAAGGCCATCGAGGCCATGAAGAACAAGCAGAAGGTGGTGGGGGCTGCAGTGGGGACCCCTGGCCAGGACAGCACGGCCGAGCTggcccccagccctgtgggcagtggggagctgggcagcacag CTGATGCCAGTAGCCCACAGGAGTCGGAGGGCgagggcagcagcctggggctggtgCCCAGCACTGAGGAATCACCCGTGGAGCTGCCAGGCAGCGTTGCCCCGCTGGGCTCCCCGCCGGCCTCCGAGCTGTCGGAGGGCACCTCGGATGCCACCAGCGTGGCCTCCTCGTCTGCCCAGGCAGctgaggcacaggcagcagagtcAGGCAGCAGCATCAGCTCAGCCCCTGAGAGtgagaaagaggggaaaaagagcaAACAGCACCTGTATTGTCCCACCTGCAAAGTGACCGTCaactccctgtcccagctggaggCTCACAACACTG GCGCCAAGCACAAGTCAATGCTGGAAGGTCACGGCACCCAACTGCGGCGAGGCCGGGGCAAGCTGCTCTCCCGGGCAGGGCACAAGTCCAAGCGGATCGGGAACAAGGGCAGCATCAACATCCAGAATAAGGCATTTCACTGCCAAGTGTGCGAGATCTACGTCAACTCCGAGACCCAGCTCAAGCAG CACATGAGCAGCCGGAGGCACAAAGACAGGCTGGCAGGGAAGCCACCCAAGCCCAAGTACAGCCCCTACAACAAGCTGCAGAAGAATGCTGCCCTCGCAGTGAGTATTCTCAAG tcCAAGTTGGCTTTGCAGAAGCACCTCACCAAAACCCTGGCAACCCGTTTCCTGCCGAGCCCGCTCACCGCCGCCGCTGTCTGCGCCATGCCTGGACCCCTTGCCTTGCgaccagcagctgccaccaccctgtTCCAAGCCCCGATCCTCGGACCAGCCCTTTTCCGAACGCCGCCGGCCCATGTCCGCCCCACGCCGGGTCCCATTGTCTTCGCACCCTACTAG
- the NKIRAS2 gene encoding NF-kappa-B inhibitor-interacting Ras-like protein 2 — protein MIETQEDIYVGSIETDRGVREQVRFYDTRGLRDGLELPKHCFSCTDGYVLVYSTDSKESFKRVELLKKEIDKSKDKKEVTIVVLGNKCDLQEQRRVDHDAAQHWAKGEKVKLWEVSVADRRTLIEPFIYLASKMTQPQSKSAFPLSRKNKGSGSMDG, from the exons ATGATCGAGACCCAGGAGGACATTTACGTGGGCTCCATCGAGACGGACCGGGGCGTGCGGGAGCAGGTGCGCTTCTACGACACGCGGGGACTGCGGGAcgggctggagctgcccaagCACTGCTTCTCCTGCACCGACGGCTACGTGCTGGTCTACAGCACCGACAGCAAGGAGTCCTTCAAGCGTGTCGAGCTGCTCAAGAAGGAGATCGACAAGTCCAAGGACAAGAAGGAG GTCACCATTGTGGTTTTGGGCAACAAGTGTGACCTGCAGGAGCAGCGGCGGGTGGACCACGATGCAGCCCAGCACTGGGCCAAGGGCGAGAAGGTGAAGCTGTGGGAGGTGTCCGTGGCTGACCGGCGCACGCTGATCGAGCCCTTCATCTACCTGGCCAGCAAGATGACACAGCCACAGAGCAAGTCTGCGTTTCCCCTGAGCCGCAAGAACAAGGGCAGCGGATCCATGGACGGATGA
- the ZNF385C gene encoding zinc finger protein 385C isoform X3, whose amino-acid sequence MLQTAAEPGDWAGPSGHSSPLLASLPIPGRPLHPPLDIKHFLTFRLNGTSPLNLFPNFNTMDPVQKAVISHTFGVPAPLKKKQFISCNICHLRFNSANQAEAHYKGHKHARRLKAIEAMKNKQKVVGAAVGTPGQDSTAELAPSPVGSGELGSTADASSPQESEGEGSSLGLVPSTEESPVELPGSVAPLGSPPASELSEGTSDATSVASSSAQAAEAQAAESGSSISSAPESEKEGKKSKQHLYCPTCKVTVNSLSQLEAHNTGAKHKSMLEGHGTQLRRGRGKLLSRAGHKSKRIGNKGSINIQNKAFHCQVCEIYVNSETQLKQHMSSRRHKDRLAGKPPKPKYSPYNKLQKNAALAVSILKSKLALQKHLTKTLATRFLPSPLTAAAVCAMPGPLALRPAAATTLFQAPILGPALFRTPPAHVRPTPGPIVFAPY is encoded by the exons gtccctctggaCACAGCAGCCCCCTCTTAGCATCATTGCCCATCCCTGGCCGGCCTCTTCATCCCCCCTTGGACATCAAGCACTTTCTGACCTTCAGGCTCAACGGGACATCACCGCTCAACCTCTTCCCCAACTTCAACACG atGGACCCGGTGCAGAAGGCGGTGATCAGCCACACCTTCGGTGTGCCGGCCCCGCTCAAGAAGAAGCAGTTCATCTCCTGCAACATCTGCCACCTGCGCTTCAACTCTGCC AACCAGGCTGAAGCCCACTACAAGGGCCACAAGCACGCGCGGAGGCTGAAGGCCATCGAGGCCATGAAGAACAAGCAGAAGGTGGTGGGGGCTGCAGTGGGGACCCCTGGCCAGGACAGCACGGCCGAGCTggcccccagccctgtgggcagtggggagctgggcagcacag CTGATGCCAGTAGCCCACAGGAGTCGGAGGGCgagggcagcagcctggggctggtgCCCAGCACTGAGGAATCACCCGTGGAGCTGCCAGGCAGCGTTGCCCCGCTGGGCTCCCCGCCGGCCTCCGAGCTGTCGGAGGGCACCTCGGATGCCACCAGCGTGGCCTCCTCGTCTGCCCAGGCAGctgaggcacaggcagcagagtcAGGCAGCAGCATCAGCTCAGCCCCTGAGAGtgagaaagaggggaaaaagagcaAACAGCACCTGTATTGTCCCACCTGCAAAGTGACCGTCaactccctgtcccagctggaggCTCACAACACTG GCGCCAAGCACAAGTCAATGCTGGAAGGTCACGGCACCCAACTGCGGCGAGGCCGGGGCAAGCTGCTCTCCCGGGCAGGGCACAAGTCCAAGCGGATCGGGAACAAGGGCAGCATCAACATCCAGAATAAGGCATTTCACTGCCAAGTGTGCGAGATCTACGTCAACTCCGAGACCCAGCTCAAGCAG CACATGAGCAGCCGGAGGCACAAAGACAGGCTGGCAGGGAAGCCACCCAAGCCCAAGTACAGCCCCTACAACAAGCTGCAGAAGAATGCTGCCCTCGCAGTGAGTATTCTCAAG tcCAAGTTGGCTTTGCAGAAGCACCTCACCAAAACCCTGGCAACCCGTTTCCTGCCGAGCCCGCTCACCGCCGCCGCTGTCTGCGCCATGCCTGGACCCCTTGCCTTGCgaccagcagctgccaccaccctgtTCCAAGCCCCGATCCTCGGACCAGCCCTTTTCCGAACGCCGCCGGCCCATGTCCGCCCCACGCCGGGTCCCATTGTCTTCGCACCCTACTAG